The following nucleotide sequence is from Alphaproteobacteria bacterium.
GGCCATGTTCGTCCTCGACCCCGCCTTCGATGAAATCGAACGCGATCTTGGGCAGCCGCTTCTTGGCCAGTTGATGCATGTCTTCGACGTTTATGATCCGGTCAAGTCCCATTTTTTCTGCCTATTCCCCAAATTGCGCACTGCAGTATGCCGTCCGGTCACTGATCTCATCCGGAACAGGGTCGTGATACGGTAACAGTCGGGTGCGATTGTCATGCCTGAAGTTGGACGGCAAGAGCCTATCCGCTGGAAAAATTGATGGCAAGCGGGCCAATTCAGGCCGCAAGCCGCGCCTCGTGACGGTTCACTGTGTCGTTGACAGCGAAGTCGGCAGGATGCGCTTCACGACGATCCCGGAACGGTCCATCAAGGTCGGGACCTGCGGAGAGATTTCAGTCTTCCAGTAGTCGCTTTCGTAAACGGCGGCATACAGCCGGACCCGCTCTTCTTCGCTTTCGAAGCGGCGCATCCAGATATAGACGGTCTCGTCTTCCTCGTGGCGGAAGCTGCCGGTGATCACCATGCCCTTGGATACCTGAAAGGGAATTATTTTCCCCTCCATGAGCTTTAGCCAGTCATCCATCTTCCCGGGCAGGATCTTGTATTGCCGTAATTCGTAGAAAGCCATGCTGTTGTTCCCCCTTTGGCAATCGTTCTCGGTGTAGGCGGAGTATAACGGGCTCTCAGCGATAGAAATGCAATGTTTTCCTCCGGATCGGTTCGAAATTGAATTTCGTGCCGAGACCGGGGCCTGCGGATA
It contains:
- a CDS encoding NIPSNAP family protein — translated: MAFYELRQYKILPGKMDDWLKLMEGKIIPFQVSKGMVITGSFRHEEDETVYIWMRRFESEEERVRLYAAVYESDYWKTEISPQVPTLMDRSGIVVKRILPTSLSTTQ